The following DNA comes from Miscanthus floridulus cultivar M001 chromosome 5, ASM1932011v1, whole genome shotgun sequence.
TACATGGAGGTATGCCCCCGGTTAAACGTGCATTGTCTCTTACTTGCTTGCTACTTGCTTAATAATCTTATAAGTGTGAGCAGTTCTATAAATTGAACAAACCTTCCAAACAAGACCTTGGCAGAGAGGGAGGAAGAGTTGAATGCTTATCTatagaagtgatgtcctcatcatgtgGTCCAGTTAGAGTCTATATGTTCACCACTATATCTCCTCCGGCTGATGCCAACATATTGGGCTCCTGGAAAAATAAAAGCGCTGAACATTACCACATCACGAAAGTACTAAAATGCACAAAAAAACTTAATTTCTAGTGTACCTCACAGCACCATTTGATATCATGAATAGGCTCTTTATGCGCTCTAGTTCTTTTTGCACTCAGCACATACACCTACATTGCACATTATTGTACTACAATTCACCATGTTATCACTTACTAAAACTACCAAAGAAGTTTTGGAGAAACCCACCTCTTTATCTTCCTCATACACACAGATGGCCCTTCCCCTGCATGCGCTAGATATAAGATTGTTCACTCTGCACCAAAAGTAACAACTCAATTTACCCACCACCCAATAAGTGTGAAATAAGTCAGTCCTTTTTGTTTACCTTGACCAGTCTGTGCAAGTAATCCTTGTGATGTGTTCGTTCAGAGATGTTCCGAATCTGAGAAAAGAATGCATCAAAGGAAGGATTAAAtttgatacaatatatttttaaaagattttttttaaaagttgCATAAAAGCTTTCTACTTATGATTGTTTCTTAATATATACAAACTTGGTAGCCACTCATCATAATTTAGTTGAACCTTATTGACCATGTGTCTTTATCATCAATTTCTAATTTCTAAAGGTGTTAACAACCTTTTCATTCCCTCCCCTATCGACTCAGTGCTAAAGCTGTATGACCTAAATCTTTTAGAGAAGTACCATCTTTATTATTGTGAAGAAAAAAATGAAGATCAGATACTGTGCACATAGTTCTGTAGTTTAGTTTATTCCTTTGCTTATTCTACACTTATTCTACACCCTGGTGCATCTACACCCTTTGGAATTACTACTCCACTAATGTTTACTCATGAGAAAGAAAATTAGTGACAATCTGAGTGTCTAACGTTCATATCAAGATGAGCAGATTTAGTAAACTTACTCCATGTTAGTAATTATTTACATGCTATTGGTATGTGTGTTTAAAATAAGCGCTATCATTCTCAATATTTCTTTTTGGTGATTACAGTTTCGTGATTTTGTATTAATTATTGTCTTTTTACACCTACACGTGGAAGCTAAAAGAAACCAAAATGGTACTTACTGCCATGTTTCTTTAGAGACAGCTGCCTTCTTGGGATTTAAATCCACTTGGCCTTTAGAGTCCAGCCATCAAAACTTTAAACAGAAATCATCCCTGCATTCACATTAATTTCATACAAACTTCAATTGGAGAAAAACATGAAATAGAGAATTTAAACATTACATATCATATTGAACAGGAGTGTCAGACATTACCCAGCGGATAGTATTCTTCCATTTTGAGTACCAAAGCTAATAGCATTTACTCCTCAATGTTTATGATAGTTGCTACACAATATTGATCAGGGATTTAACTCAACGCAAACTTCACAGTTTATTTACTTAAATGTTGCTTTGAACTTACTTGTTTTTCTTGGAGTTAATAGATGCAGCCTCATGAATTTCCACACCCTCATTGCCATCTTTGACCCCATACATCTGTTGAGTTCAAAATTTTAGAGCTCAGAACAAATACATGAGTTAGAAACAATCTAATGTGCTAAGTTGAGGAGGATACATACTTGGATGCTATTAAAAGCTGCAACAGCAAACTTGTCGCTCCCTGGAGTCCACATTGCGCATGAGACCGGTTGATTTTTACCTATTGACATCCTAATACTCACCTCATAAGCTCCCATATGTTCTCTGATGATGGCTATGTACCCTTTATTGGTGCAACATAAGAGGAGCTTCCCACTTTCATTCCACGAAAGACTCATAATTTCCTCATTATTCAGATGCTAGTATTTCAAAGATTGAGGCAATATTAGTGAGTATATTATGGAATTCTATAAAAATGATATTTAATATAAATTATGGTTCACTCTATCACAAAGTAATTTGGCTCCATCTCGTAGGAGAGGGTCAGACATCAATGCTTCAAACTTCGTTTGGCTGCATTAACAATGGCCATCAAATGGAAAAGGAAGAAGGTTTTGGTGTCATTCAGATTGAAACACAAAACGAGGCAGTGTTAATGAAGAACTTGCACAAGTACATGGTCAAATAACAATGCCTCATTAACAATTTCTCCTGTTCTCTTTCTTTGCAAGCTAATTTCTCTTTCTAAACTCTTCCGTCAAAACAATGCAACCCGGTTCCATGTAAAATAGACAGTGCAGCTGTGTAGCTACACACACTAAGATGTATTGATAACTACTTATCCAAACCTCTCCATCTAACTCTTGCACACCAAACTCCAAACAGTTTCTAAATTTTTTAATGAATTGGCGTATTTTATTGATCACTTTATTAAAAAAGCCACTTACATGAATTTCTGTCATGACTGAGAACTCCTCTTTGGCTTCATCATATAGCCATAATGTTACATGATTCCAGTCTCCCGCAGCAAGCACGAGCCCATCTGGATGCCAAGCGCAAGACCTGAGATGCTCCTTTGATTTCAAATCCTGTAAAGGCAAACTTAGCTAAGCTACGAATTGAGtgtcaaaaaatttgaaaaataacACCATCCATTACCTTGGATGTCCACCGGGACTTGGTAcatgaccacacaattagagtGTCGTCTCTGGCTGAAGCAAGCATGTGTTCAGCCCCATTACATGGCTTGGGGTTCCACGATAGTTTCCGCACTTGCCCTTTGTGACCATTCAAAGAATCTTTATACTCCAATGAGCGAGACATCCAGATCCTGGGAAAGGATAGCACTCATATCACATTTGTGCCAACAGTTAGGAAAATCTACTTACCAATTAAATAAACAGTAAGAGCTAATTTTTACCCTACATGAGCCACTACTTGGAAAGTTAGCAAGAAAAGGGAAATGGAGGGAATTAGGGAAAGGAAAAAGTTTACTTAACCCCcgcacctttcatacttggtctacttcaccccccaactatgaaaccgtctattttacccctgaactttataaaaccgtctattttaccccttgggcggttttcagcggcggtttacTACAATAACAGCAGGTCTGCTACAGCaacggtgggtttgctacagtgtcgtttgttttcaattttttttatttattttc
Coding sequences within:
- the LOC136451121 gene encoding uncharacterized protein, whose product is MSRSLEYKDSLNGHKGQVRKLSWNPKPCNGAEHMLASARDDTLIVWSCTKSRWTSKDLKSKEHLRSCAWHPDGLVLAAGDWNHVTLWLYDEAKEEFSVMTEIHHLNNEEIMSLSWNESGKLLLCCTNKGYIAIIREHMGAYEVSIRMSIGKNQPVSCAMWTPGSDKFAVAAFNSIQMYGVKDGNEGVEIHEAASINSKKNNNYHKH